A genome region from Pygocentrus nattereri isolate fPygNat1 chromosome 10, fPygNat1.pri, whole genome shotgun sequence includes the following:
- the LOC108423440 gene encoding psychosine receptor-like yields the protein MNSTPAALNSTTNLTNIDCHPDFNLNTYFFILHLIIILIGIPCNAFSLFVSYQHIKQENELGVYLFNLALSDFFFIAGLPIWMDFELKDHWHHGKTLCTVCIFFLFTNFYSSALLLSCISVDRYFAVVYPLSFPFLRKPSTAATVSVAVWTFTLMFNAISIDPNQIYDDQFKICLDVFPISSKQIKVYVVSFFVGFLLPAVVVMFCYWRICREVRTNQATGLSERRRVFRLLGSVLLSLCLCFGPVHITMVLRAGLENVDTCPPAWLYFLYKAGVALAMLNCLADPLLYCFITRRGRTSVTQAFVFCKRKEYFKKRSTDI from the coding sequence ATGAATTCTACACCTGCTGCTTTAAACTCCACCACAAATTTGACAAATATTGACTGCCATCCTGACTTTAATCTGAACACCTACTTCTTCATTCTCCATTTGATCATCATCCTGATAGGAATTCCTTGCAATGCGTTCTCTCTGTTCGTGTCCTATCAGCATATCAAACAGGAAAATGAGCTGGGGGTCTACCTGTTTAACCTGGCACTCTCAGACTTCTTCTTCATTGCTGGTTTGCCTATATGGATGGACTTTGAACTCAAAGATCACTGGCACCATGGAAAAACATTATGTACTGTGTGCATCTTCTTCCTCTTCACTAATTTCTATAGTAGCGCTCTGCTCCTGAGCTGCATTTCTGTTGACCGCTACTTTGCAGTGGTTTACCCGCTCAGCTTTCCCTTCCTTCGAAAACCCAGCACTGCAGCTACAGTCAGTGTTGCAGTGTGGACCTTTACTCTCATGTTCAATGCCATCTCCATTGACCCAAATCAGATATATGATGACCAATTCAAAATCTGCTTGGATGTTTTCCCAATTTCCTCTAAGCAAATCAAGGTATATGTGGTCAGTTTCTTTGTGGGCTTCCTCCTGCCTGCTGTGGTAGTGATGTTTTGTTACTGGAGGATCTGCAGGGAGGTTCGTACAAACCAGGCTACAGGGCTTTCTGAACGCAGACGGGTCTTTAGGCTGCTGGGCAGCGTGCTGCTGAGCCTCTGCCTCTGCTTCGGCCCCGTCCACATCACCATGGTGCTGAGGGCAGGTCTGGAGAACGTAGATACCTGTCCACCTGCCTGGCTCTACTTTCTTTATAAAGCTGGGGTGGCTCTCGCCATGTTAAACTGCCTAGCTGATCCACTCCTGTACTGCTTCATCACCAGGAGAGGACGCACAAGTGTCACCCAGGCCTTTGTGTTCTGTAAGAgaaaagaatattttaaaaaaagatccACTGATATTTAG